The DNA window CTCCAAGTTGACGAGCAGTGTCCTCAAATTTTTCATGTCTTTTTGGTGTGCCCGACCAATAAGCAACACTGTCTCGAATTTTGTCAACACTATCACCAATGACAGATAAGCCATCCTTGacaattagatttaaaatatgtgCACAACAACGCACATGTAGCAACTTTCCCTTCAAAATAAAACTGTCAGGCTCAAATTATCCTTTCAAAAGATCTATCATGGAATCATTTGCACTACAATTATCGAGAGTCACTGTACTGATCTTGTCTTCTATTTTCCATTCATTAAGACAAGATCTTAGTGCCTCAAGTAGTGCTGGAGCATCGTGAGGGCATGGAACATACTTAAAACTCGGAGAATACGATTGTGCAAGTTCCAAGAATCATCGATAAAATGATACATTACGGCCATATATCCCCTCTTCTGATGATTAGCAGTCCACATGTCACTGGTTATGGCTATTCTACTCCTACTTTTTTCCAAACTTTGCCTACATTTTTCTTTCTCAGCTTTATACATTTTCATGATGTCAGACCTAATTGTATTCCTTGACACCATTTGAAATGTAGGACATAGAGTACTTGAATATTCGATGAACCCGCTATGCTCAACCATGGACAATGGATACTCATGCTTAACGATCATTTGAGCCAATTTGATCCTTGCTAAATCAGGATCAAAATTGAAAGGAATTGAAGGACTTGTAGTTGGATTAGCAGCAAGTTGGGCCTTTCTAACTGGACACCTCTTCACGTGAGTATTTAAATGCGTAGTCCCCGCAGTACTT is part of the Cannabis sativa cultivar Pink pepper isolate KNU-18-1 chromosome 5, ASM2916894v1, whole genome shotgun sequence genome and encodes:
- the LOC133029001 gene encoding zinc finger BED domain-containing protein RICESLEEPER 4-like → MSGQIGSNSEDDVDFVPSTNVEEIQSVSNTLDEHQNTGRKRTSRAWDHFTRQEIDGKIKAVCNHCGRKLVGGSTAGTTHLNTHVKRCPVRKAQLAANPTTSPSIPFNFDPDLARIKLAQMIVKHEYPLSMVEHSGFIEYSSTLCPTFQMVSRNTIRSDIMKMYKAEKEKCRQSLEKSRSRIAITSDMWTANHQKRGYMAVMYHFIDDSWNLHNRILRVLSMFHALTMLQHYLRH